A window of Sulfurimonas gotlandica GD1 contains these coding sequences:
- a CDS encoding ABC transporter ATP-binding protein yields the protein MIKLENVNKYFFKDDPREVHALRDINLTIEDSEFSLFSGPSGCGKTTLLNAIGALDSIDSGEIYLDDKEISSLSEEQRTELRLTQMGFVFQAYNLVPVLSVEENIGFIMKLRGFSDSEIKQRVFEVASMLEIDNKLSSLPNALSGGQQQRVAVARAVAAKPKIILADEPTANLDSKNSQSLMDMMRELNEKEGVSILFASHDDMVMQSVKRIIRLNDGALVDA from the coding sequence ATGATAAAACTTGAAAATGTTAACAAGTACTTTTTTAAAGATGACCCTAGAGAGGTTCATGCTCTTCGTGATATTAATCTAACTATAGAAGATAGTGAATTTTCGCTATTTAGCGGACCTTCTGGATGCGGAAAGACTACTCTCTTAAATGCCATTGGTGCACTTGACAGCATAGACAGCGGTGAGATTTACTTGGACGACAAAGAGATAAGTTCTCTTAGTGAAGAGCAGCGTACAGAGCTTAGACTTACTCAAATGGGTTTTGTATTTCAGGCATATAATCTTGTTCCTGTTTTGAGTGTTGAAGAGAACATAGGTTTTATTATGAAGCTTCGTGGATTTAGCGATAGCGAGATAAAACAAAGAGTCTTTGAAGTAGCATCTATGTTAGAGATAGACAACAAACTAAGCTCACTCCCAAATGCTCTAAGCGGTGGACAGCAACAACGTGTCGCAGTTGCCCGCGCTGTCGCTGCAAAACCAAAGATTATCTTAGCGGATGAGCCTACAGCAAATCTGGACTCGAAAAATTCTCAAAGTTTGATGGATATGATGCGAGAGTTGAACGAGAAAGAGGGTGTTAGCATCTTGTTTGCATCTCATGACGATATGGTTATGCAGAGCGTAAAGAGAATCATAAGACTAAACGACGGTGCTTTGGTAGATGCGTAA
- a CDS encoding DUF1641 domain-containing protein — MSEVIQTKKSAEMQEIEDKMTMLVQTGRIDNLIDLLAVVSDQIEMTTTPIVEKMVHSIDNIATAGFVTENAVRYAKRESAKNEIPSLFGMLKLLKDEDTRKGLAFMLNLTKGIGKQM; from the coding sequence ATGAGCGAAGTAATACAAACAAAAAAAAGTGCTGAGATGCAAGAGATTGAAGACAAGATGACAATGTTAGTGCAAACAGGAAGGATCGATAATCTTATTGATTTGCTTGCTGTAGTATCTGACCAGATAGAGATGACTACTACTCCGATAGTTGAGAAGATGGTTCACTCTATAGATAATATAGCAACAGCCGGTTTTGTAACAGAAAATGCAGTTAGATATGCAAAACGTGAAAGTGCCAAAAATGAAATCCCCAGCCTTTTTGGTATGCTAAAACTTCTTAAAGATGAAGACACTAGAAAAGGATTAGCATTTATGTTAAACCTTACAAAAGGCATCGGTAAACAGATGTAA
- a CDS encoding NAD(P)/FAD-dependent oxidoreductase, whose product MKKQILIVGGGTAGTMTANNLANKLMPEINRGEVEITMISDSKIHVYRPGAMYVAFHKAAGHEFIRDQRSLLMLEVDFIVDKAVEINAKSNYVKGKSGTKYNYDYLVLATGCEVAADRIPGLQEGGDWFYSYEGAKKLAKKFAALKKGRVLVTVNFPKTPNIPHQCGIAPVETTMMLHDYLTEKGIRDDIEIIYTYPTKSQAVENGLFLQAPTSDVLPMIFDSINVKHKTSFTLAKVDPKTKTAYSEEGEKMEFDILMSTPPFIAAEVIRKSGLSKALDDEGWLPTDKKTLKVKGLDNVYTLGDTVDLSVSKAGGTIHNQVDVLVDNIAAEMRFGYPTESYDGKVIAIAQMGLQCGMPLWYDYEEDVKPTPCSKLGSFVRLGFNKSLYWAAARGML is encoded by the coding sequence ATGAAAAAGCAAATTCTTATAGTTGGTGGTGGTACAGCAGGAACCATGACCGCTAACAATCTTGCAAATAAACTTATGCCAGAGATTAATCGTGGAGAAGTAGAAATAACAATGATTTCTGACTCAAAGATCCATGTATATCGCCCTGGAGCAATGTATGTTGCATTTCATAAGGCTGCAGGTCATGAGTTTATCCGAGATCAACGTTCTCTACTTATGTTAGAAGTTGATTTTATAGTTGACAAAGCTGTTGAGATCAATGCAAAGTCGAACTATGTAAAAGGTAAAAGTGGTACAAAATATAACTACGACTATCTTGTTTTAGCTACTGGATGTGAAGTTGCCGCTGACAGAATTCCAGGGCTACAAGAAGGTGGTGATTGGTTCTATAGTTATGAAGGTGCTAAGAAATTAGCTAAAAAGTTTGCAGCACTTAAAAAAGGAAGAGTTCTAGTTACTGTAAACTTTCCTAAGACTCCAAACATCCCTCACCAGTGTGGAATCGCACCAGTTGAGACAACTATGATGTTACATGATTACCTAACTGAAAAAGGTATCAGAGATGACATAGAGATTATTTATACTTACCCTACAAAATCTCAAGCAGTAGAAAATGGACTTTTCTTACAAGCTCCGACTTCTGATGTTCTTCCAATGATTTTTGACAGTATAAATGTAAAACATAAAACAAGTTTCACACTTGCAAAAGTTGATCCTAAAACTAAGACTGCTTATTCTGAAGAAGGCGAAAAAATGGAGTTTGATATCCTTATGTCAACACCACCATTTATTGCAGCTGAAGTGATTCGTAAGTCAGGTCTATCTAAAGCTCTTGATGATGAAGGTTGGTTGCCAACAGACAAAAAGACTCTTAAAGTTAAGGGTCTTGATAACGTCTACACTCTTGGTGACACTGTTGATTTATCTGTTTCTAAAGCAGGTGGAACTATTCATAATCAAGTAGATGTTCTTGTAGATAATATCGCAGCAGAGATGCGTTTTGGATATCCAACTGAATCTTATGACGGTAAAGTAATCGCTATCGCACAGATGGGATTACAGTGTGGTATGCCACTTTGGTATGACTACGAAGAAGATGTTAAACCGACTCCTTGTAGTAAACTAGGTAGTTTTGTACGCTTAGGTTTTAACAAAAGTTTATATTGGGCTGCCGCACGCGGTATGTTATAG
- a CDS encoding response regulator transcription factor, with translation MQTIHKRLASHTVLVAEDDPSTLKWLVRVLKIYFKDVKGASNAMDALDIFTSSPCDIVIADIQMPEVDGLSFLQKISVISPYTLRIVMTAFNSNPYLNRAVESGVHFYLKKPIDIDELLVAISSHMPDAQSIKPISNLGEGFYYDAQKRMVYKEELEPVKLTKKELQLLELLLKNPHSLVGLEMIEQNIYEEPVSADAIRMVVVGLRKKIYGDLVENLKGLGYRLNIS, from the coding sequence ATGCAAACTATTCACAAGCGTTTAGCATCTCACACTGTCTTGGTTGCGGAAGATGACCCAAGTACACTAAAATGGCTTGTAAGAGTACTTAAAATTTATTTCAAAGATGTCAAAGGTGCTTCAAATGCTATGGATGCTTTAGATATCTTTACTTCTTCACCATGCGATATAGTCATAGCCGATATTCAGATGCCAGAAGTTGATGGACTAAGCTTTTTGCAAAAGATATCCGTTATCTCACCATACACTCTAAGAATTGTTATGACAGCCTTTAACTCTAACCCCTACTTAAATCGTGCAGTTGAATCAGGTGTTCACTTTTATCTGAAAAAACCTATAGATATAGATGAACTTCTTGTAGCCATATCTTCACACATGCCAGATGCACAATCCATAAAGCCCATCTCAAATCTTGGAGAAGGTTTTTACTACGATGCTCAAAAAAGAATGGTCTATAAAGAAGAGTTAGAGCCTGTAAAACTCACAAAAAAAGAGTTACAACTTCTTGAACTCCTGCTAAAAAATCCTCACAGCCTTGTAGGATTGGAGATGATTGAGCAAAATATCTATGAAGAGCCTGTTAGTGCAGATGCTATACGAATGGTAGTCGTAGGTCTTCGCAAAAAGATTTACGGTGATTTAGTTGAAAACCTCAAAGGACTGGGCTACCGTCTAAATATCTCTTAA
- a CDS encoding PAS domain-containing sensor histidine kinase — MDSVESQLKQTVNDLMSKKEELQAVFDMAANGISILDHNGMFLYANKFFQDMMGYTMEELYTESCISLSSPEYAAASETAVQKAIKYGSIQNFRKVCITKSGEHLNASMSLSYLKSRNEIVMITSDITQDIKYQDELKKQVEIEVAKRTEQYEIMCHQSRLAAMGEMIDSIAHQWRQPLNGLGLIVQGLRHISDNNMLNKEMLEEIEEEIMEKINYMSQTIDDFSSFFRISKIKESFDVLNSIEDAIRLIDVQLKANSIDIKIILENGVPRNVVGFPNEFKQVIMNIVHNAMTAVVAKNKNNALIEIKLTFYDGRLNICILDNGGGIDEENIEKIFDPYFTTRENGSGIGLYMSKVIIEHHMQGYLTVQNHNDGTKFCIELKCQELQ, encoded by the coding sequence ATGGATAGTGTCGAGTCTCAGCTAAAGCAGACTGTTAATGATCTGATGTCAAAAAAGGAAGAACTTCAAGCTGTCTTTGATATGGCGGCAAACGGTATCTCTATTCTTGACCACAACGGAATGTTTCTTTACGCAAACAAATTTTTTCAAGACATGATGGGCTACACGATGGAAGAACTATATACTGAGTCTTGTATCTCTTTATCATCTCCAGAATATGCCGCTGCTTCTGAGACTGCAGTCCAAAAGGCCATAAAATATGGAAGTATTCAAAACTTTCGTAAAGTCTGTATTACAAAATCAGGCGAACACCTAAATGCAAGTATGTCACTTAGTTACCTAAAAAGTCGTAATGAAATCGTTATGATAACTTCAGATATCACACAAGATATAAAGTATCAAGACGAGTTAAAAAAACAAGTTGAGATTGAAGTAGCCAAGCGGACTGAGCAGTATGAGATCATGTGTCATCAGTCAAGACTGGCCGCTATGGGTGAGATGATTGACTCTATAGCCCATCAATGGAGACAACCCCTCAACGGCCTAGGCCTAATCGTTCAAGGCTTAAGACATATATCTGATAACAATATGCTAAACAAAGAGATGCTAGAAGAGATTGAAGAGGAGATTATGGAGAAGATTAACTATATGTCTCAAACCATCGACGACTTTAGCAGTTTCTTTCGCATCTCAAAGATAAAAGAGTCCTTTGATGTTCTAAACAGCATCGAAGATGCTATTCGTCTTATAGATGTTCAGTTAAAAGCTAACTCTATTGACATTAAAATCATACTTGAAAATGGAGTTCCAAGAAATGTTGTCGGATTTCCAAATGAGTTTAAACAGGTAATTATGAACATAGTTCATAATGCTATGACAGCTGTTGTAGCAAAGAACAAAAATAATGCTCTAATAGAGATAAAGCTAACTTTTTATGATGGCAGGTTAAATATCTGTATCTTGGATAACGGAGGTGGAATAGATGAAGAAAATATTGAAAAGATATTTGATCCATACTTTACTACACGTGAAAATGGAAGCGGAATAGGCCTCTATATGTCCAAAGTAATCATTGAGCATCACATGCAAGGGTACCTAACTGTACAAAATCATAATGATGGTACAAAATTTTGCATAGAATTAAAATGTCAGGAGTTACAATAA
- a CDS encoding sensor histidine kinase, with product MNEDENQKLIDEIIVLSKLSNHRLREQTHHLIELYEEQKKKNSKLQKNHSAFLKQVDKRTVVINETSTQKDKMLRQQSKMAAMGEMMDAVAHQWKQPLNSLSMMNDMLKDDFKDGIVDEAYIDDITETAHTQIEHMVTTLNEFRTFFRPSKDSEEFLLEDCINSVEVLMRDELIKNTVNLKTDIKDDIKIYGFINEFKHLFLNLLSNSIDAFNEKNISNRDITIKTYTDEDKSIIEFEDNAQGISNHVISRIFNPHITTKQDSNGTGIGLYMSSQIVKKHNGTISVKNTDSGALFKIIIKH from the coding sequence ATGAATGAAGATGAAAATCAAAAACTCATTGACGAAATAATAGTTCTCTCTAAGCTCTCTAATCATAGGCTTAGAGAGCAAACCCACCACCTCATAGAGCTCTACGAAGAACAAAAAAAGAAAAACTCCAAACTCCAAAAAAACCACTCCGCTTTTTTAAAACAAGTTGATAAAAGAACTGTAGTCATCAACGAGACAAGTACCCAAAAAGACAAGATGCTTCGCCAGCAGTCAAAAATGGCCGCTATGGGCGAGATGATGGATGCAGTAGCTCACCAATGGAAGCAGCCTTTAAACTCTCTGAGCATGATGAATGATATGTTAAAAGACGATTTTAAAGATGGTATAGTTGACGAAGCTTATATAGATGATATTACAGAAACTGCTCATACTCAGATAGAGCATATGGTTACTACTCTAAATGAGTTTAGAACTTTTTTCAGACCTTCAAAAGACAGTGAAGAGTTTTTACTTGAAGATTGCATAAACAGTGTAGAAGTTCTTATGAGAGATGAGCTTATAAAAAATACTGTAAACTTAAAAACTGATATAAAAGATGACATCAAAATATATGGTTTTATAAATGAGTTTAAACATCTGTTTTTAAATCTTCTAAGTAATTCTATAGATGCGTTTAACGAAAAAAATATTTCCAATAGAGATATAACTATAAAAACTTATACGGATGAAGATAAGAGCATCATAGAGTTTGAAGATAATGCCCAAGGTATTTCAAATCATGTGATTTCTAGAATATTCAATCCACACATCACAACTAAACAAGACTCTAACGGGACAGGAATAGGTCTATATATGAGTTCTCAAATCGTTAAAAAACACAATGGCACTATCAGCGTAAAAAACACAGACTCCGGTGCACTCTTCAAAATCATCATCAAACACTAA
- the leuA gene encoding 2-isopropylmalate synthase: MNQVKMGKYRPYPQIDLPNRQWPNKIITKAPKWCSVDLRDGNQALINPMDMNKKLELFTLLLKLGFKEIEVGFPSASKVEFDFLRRLVDDKLIPDDVTIQVLVQAREHLIAKTFEALSGVKKATVHLYNSTSTAQRKIVFGKSKEEIVVLALEGVDLVKKYEKEHDGEIFLEYSPESFTGTELEFAAEISNAVTARWGISSTRKVIINLPATVEMATPNVYADQIEWMANHLDNRENVIISTHTHNDRGTSIAATELALLAGADRVEGTLLSNGERTGNVDMITLALNMLTQGVNPELDFSDINEVLDVVERCTEMVTHARHPYVGELVYTAFSGSHQDAINKGLAYQKNSVDSFWEVPYLPIDPQDVGRTYESIIRINSQSGKGGIAFILEKNFGYQLPKAMHPEIGRIVQAVTDEKGRELEAEEILEIFKDTYFNIKKHISLIDVTLSTNKKVSTCTLTYKYNGEKIVAQAEGNGPIDACKNALMKDYKNEFTINSYSEHSCGDKSTAKAVAYIEIQSKDILSCYGVGKDNDIATASIKAMFCALNRAFS, translated from the coding sequence ATGAATCAAGTAAAAATGGGCAAATATCGCCCTTACCCACAAATAGATTTGCCAAACAGACAGTGGCCAAATAAAATAATTACAAAAGCTCCAAAATGGTGTAGTGTAGATTTACGTGACGGTAATCAAGCACTAATCAACCCTATGGACATGAATAAAAAACTTGAACTTTTTACACTCTTACTAAAACTTGGTTTCAAAGAAATTGAAGTTGGATTTCCATCTGCCTCAAAAGTCGAGTTTGATTTCTTACGCCGTTTAGTTGATGACAAATTAATTCCTGATGATGTAACGATTCAGGTTTTAGTTCAAGCAAGAGAACATTTGATAGCTAAAACCTTTGAAGCACTTAGTGGTGTTAAAAAAGCGACTGTGCATCTATACAACTCTACTTCTACTGCTCAAAGAAAAATAGTATTTGGTAAGAGCAAGGAAGAGATTGTTGTTTTAGCATTAGAGGGTGTTGACTTAGTTAAAAAATATGAAAAAGAACATGATGGAGAGATATTTTTAGAGTACTCACCTGAGAGTTTTACTGGAACTGAGCTAGAGTTTGCGGCAGAGATTTCAAATGCTGTAACTGCAAGATGGGGCATTTCGTCCACAAGAAAGGTTATTATCAACCTTCCTGCAACAGTAGAGATGGCGACACCTAATGTTTATGCTGACCAGATTGAGTGGATGGCCAATCACTTAGATAACCGTGAGAATGTAATCATCTCAACTCACACTCATAATGACAGAGGAACTTCTATCGCTGCGACTGAATTGGCACTTTTAGCAGGTGCAGACAGAGTTGAGGGAACACTTTTAAGTAATGGTGAAAGAACTGGTAATGTCGACATGATTACCCTTGCTCTTAATATGTTAACTCAGGGTGTAAACCCAGAGCTAGACTTTTCAGATATAAATGAAGTTTTAGATGTAGTTGAGAGATGTACGGAAATGGTTACGCATGCTCGTCACCCTTATGTAGGTGAATTAGTTTATACAGCATTCTCCGGTTCACACCAAGATGCCATAAACAAAGGTCTTGCATATCAAAAAAATAGTGTAGACAGCTTTTGGGAAGTTCCATATTTACCGATTGATCCTCAAGATGTGGGAAGAACTTATGAGAGTATCATACGTATTAACTCACAGTCTGGAAAAGGCGGAATAGCATTTATCTTAGAGAAAAACTTTGGTTATCAGCTTCCAAAAGCTATGCATCCAGAGATTGGTCGTATAGTCCAAGCAGTAACTGATGAAAAAGGCAGAGAGCTTGAAGCAGAAGAAATATTAGAAATATTTAAAGATACATACTTCAATATAAAGAAACATATATCTTTAATTGATGTAACACTGTCTACTAATAAAAAAGTTTCGACTTGCACTTTAACTTATAAGTACAATGGAGAAAAAATAGTAGCACAGGCTGAAGGCAACGGTCCTATTGATGCATGCAAAAATGCTTTGATGAAAGATTATAAAAATGAATTTACTATAAACTCATATTCTGAGCATTCGTGTGGAGACAAAAGCACTGCCAAAGCTGTTGCTTACATAGAGATTCAAAGTAAAGATATTCTCTCTTGTTATGGTGTTGGCAAAGACAACGATATTGCTACTGCTTCTATCAAAGCGATGTTTTGTGCTTTAAACAGGGCTTTTAGCTAA
- a CDS encoding sensor histidine kinase → MSNKITQILLNEIVNLSKKSDKKLAEKIQTVLDFYITEQKENQKTIKQNEYFLKQWDKRNIIAHERDAKKDKLLEQQSRLASMGEMIDAIAHQWKQPLNSMSMMSDMMQEDFENGLVNSAYVKEFNDTVHMQIDHMVSTLHEFRTFFRPSTKNEEFTIQDAMNSVGILMKDELISQNILLDIDIDSEIKIFGNQNEFKHLFINLINNSIDSFNDKNINHRNINIRCYEENTNIYIEVEDNAGGIPNEVIKDIFKPNVTTKPEGKGTGIGLYMSEQIVKKNHGTINVYNTAAGAFFTITLRQATI, encoded by the coding sequence ATGTCAAATAAAATCACTCAAATACTTCTAAATGAAATTGTAAACCTATCCAAAAAATCAGATAAAAAACTCGCTGAAAAAATTCAGACAGTACTTGATTTTTACATTACTGAACAAAAAGAAAATCAAAAAACTATCAAACAGAACGAGTATTTCTTAAAGCAATGGGATAAAAGAAATATCATAGCTCATGAGAGAGATGCCAAAAAAGACAAACTACTAGAACAGCAATCAAGACTGGCTTCTATGGGTGAGATGATAGATGCTATTGCACACCAGTGGAAGCAACCTTTAAACTCTATGAGTATGATGAGTGATATGATGCAAGAGGACTTTGAAAATGGCTTAGTTAATTCTGCCTACGTCAAAGAGTTTAATGATACAGTACATATGCAGATAGATCACATGGTAAGCACGTTACATGAGTTTCGCACTTTCTTTCGTCCATCAACTAAAAATGAAGAGTTTACTATACAAGATGCAATGAATAGCGTTGGAATACTCATGAAAGATGAACTTATCTCGCAAAATATTCTTCTAGATATAGACATCGATTCAGAGATTAAAATATTTGGAAATCAGAATGAATTTAAACACCTTTTTATAAACCTGATAAATAATTCAATAGATTCATTTAATGACAAAAATATAAATCATAGAAATATAAATATCAGATGCTATGAAGAAAATACAAATATTTACATTGAAGTCGAAGATAATGCAGGTGGCATTCCAAATGAAGTAATCAAAGATATTTTCAAACCAAACGTAACTACAAAACCAGAGGGTAAAGGCACAGGTATTGGGCTTTATATGAGCGAACAGATTGTTAAAAAGAACCACGGAACTATAAATGTATATAATACAGCTGCTGGAGCTTTCTTTACAATAACTTTACGACAAGCTACTATTTAA
- the glnA gene encoding type I glutamate--ammonia ligase, whose product MGKFVNNTEEFFTFCEENDVQFVDFRFTDIKGTWHHVTYRMSAVNAGQLNNGLPFDGSSIDAWQPINKSDMLLKPEVETAFLDPFTADPTIIVFCDVYDIYKNQAYERCPRSIAKATLAHADSLGIADTAYFGPENEFFMFDSITFVDNINEAGYKIDTEEGEWNSNNPYPDMYNTGHRPGTKGGYFPVAPTDSAVDIRAEMMQVLEQVGLEVILGHHEVAQGQHEIGIVFSDMIGAADNVQKYKYVIKMIAHLNGKTATFMPKPMFGDNGNGMHVHQSLWKDGKNLFYKQGNYANVSEMGINYIGGIFKHARSVAAFTNPSTNSYKRLLPGFEAPSVLTYSSQNRSASCRIPYGAGEMATRVEMRFPDSSACPYLAFAVMMMAGLDGIQNKEIPIGPMDEDLYELSLDEIREKGIPQMPHTLRGSLEALFRDNDYLKPVFTDEFLEAYRHYRFERDVWPDEGRPTAYEFKTTYQC is encoded by the coding sequence ATGGGAAAATTTGTTAATAATACAGAAGAGTTTTTTACTTTTTGTGAAGAGAATGATGTTCAATTTGTAGACTTTAGATTTACAGACATTAAAGGAACATGGCACCATGTTACTTATAGAATGAGTGCTGTAAACGCAGGACAACTTAATAATGGATTACCATTTGATGGTTCTTCAATCGATGCATGGCAGCCAATCAATAAATCAGATATGCTTTTAAAACCAGAGGTTGAAACTGCATTTTTAGATCCATTTACTGCTGATCCAACTATCATCGTATTTTGTGATGTATATGATATTTACAAAAATCAAGCATATGAAAGATGTCCACGTTCAATTGCAAAAGCAACACTAGCACATGCTGATTCTTTAGGTATTGCAGACACTGCATACTTTGGTCCTGAAAATGAATTTTTTATGTTTGATAGCATAACTTTTGTTGACAATATCAATGAAGCTGGCTACAAAATAGATACTGAAGAGGGTGAGTGGAATTCAAACAATCCTTATCCAGATATGTATAACACAGGTCACAGACCAGGGACTAAGGGTGGTTACTTTCCAGTAGCTCCAACAGATTCTGCTGTTGACATCCGTGCTGAGATGATGCAAGTTTTAGAGCAAGTTGGTCTAGAAGTTATTCTTGGTCACCATGAAGTTGCTCAAGGTCAACACGAAATTGGTATCGTTTTTTCTGATATGATTGGTGCAGCTGATAATGTTCAAAAATACAAATATGTTATTAAAATGATTGCTCACCTTAATGGTAAAACTGCAACATTTATGCCTAAGCCAATGTTTGGCGATAATGGAAATGGTATGCACGTTCACCAATCACTATGGAAAGATGGTAAAAACCTTTTCTATAAACAAGGTAATTATGCAAACGTATCTGAGATGGGTATTAACTATATCGGTGGTATATTCAAGCATGCTCGTTCAGTTGCTGCATTTACTAACCCATCAACTAACTCATACAAAAGATTATTACCAGGGTTTGAAGCACCAAGTGTTTTAACTTACTCTTCTCAAAATCGTTCTGCATCTTGCCGTATCCCTTATGGTGCTGGTGAAATGGCTACTCGTGTTGAGATGCGTTTTCCAGATTCAAGTGCATGTCCTTATTTAGCATTTGCAGTAATGATGATGGCTGGTCTTGATGGTATCCAAAACAAAGAGATTCCAATAGGTCCAATGGATGAAGATTTATATGAATTATCTTTAGATGAGATTCGTGAAAAAGGAATTCCTCAAATGCCTCACACTCTTCGTGGTTCACTTGAAGCTCTTTTCCGTGACAACGACTACCTAAAACCTGTATTTACTGATGAATTTTTAGAAGCATACAGACATTACAGATTTGAGCGTGATGTATGGCCAGATGAAGGTCGTCCAACTGCTTACGAGTTTAAAACAACTTACCAGTGCTAG